The proteins below come from a single Mytilus edulis chromosome 5, xbMytEdul2.2, whole genome shotgun sequence genomic window:
- the LOC139524619 gene encoding uncharacterized protein isoform X2, whose translation MRGYFALVLCFSAVHCFTTIRVQSGTNAIVKWELSQSVSTTSAAIMRNDTDVIFNIVYGDAIPNTDDTRYQIDKRMVSLITAIEFTILNVANVDSGVYTLQDATGKVFGGVTLIVTDFQRTENEPSLSARSSGTMTVVILIVIGAVVLAIVVIVVFRRNYLKRSMSGDSGDNDTTYVNMKDDLDPVSTSARENSYVSAQIEKPTIDNVYSEVIKKTKPNSDTYPGTEHLLTRETDPETENQLTRETDPETENQLTRETDPETENQLTRETDPEPEHQQNNEQIDTDQLVYIEVTFDDEKKPEEGTVQKNLIRTTYEEVDFNATAVLANNYNSS comes from the exons ATGAGGGGATATTTTGCATTGGTGCTTTGTTTCTCTGCTGTCCACTGTT TCACGACAATAAGAGTCCAAAGTGGGACAAATGCAATAGTAAAATGGGAGCTATCTCAATCCGTATCAACAACGAGTGCTGCCATAATGAGAAACGATACTGACGTAATTTTTAATATCGTCTATGGTGATGCAATTCCAAACACAGACGACACTAGATACCAAATTGACAAGCGTATGGTCAGTCTAATAACAGCCATTGAATTCACTATCCTGAATGTAGCTAATGTAGATTCAGGTGTCTATACATTACAGGATGCTACCGGCAAAGTCTTTGGTGGAGTTACATTGATCGTTACTG acTTTCAAAGAACAGAAAATGAGCCATCGCTGTCAGCCAGGTCTAGCGGTACTATGACAGTAGTTATATTGATTGTCATCGGGGCAGTTGTACTGGCTATAGTAGTGATTGTCGTTTTTAGGAGAAACTATTTGAAGAGAA GTATGAGTGGTGACAGTGGTGACAATGATACAACGTATGTAAACATGAAAGACGATTTAGACCCAGTCAGCACATCAGCACGAGAAAACAGTTACGTTTCGG CACAGATTGAAAAACCAACAATTGATAATGTTTATAGCGAAGTAATAAAGAAAACTAAACCAAATAGTGACACTTATCCTGGAACGGAACATCTACTTACTAGAGAAACTGATCCAGAAACGGAAAATCAACTTACTAGAGAAACTGATCCAGAAACGGAAAATCAACTTACTAGAGAAACTGATCCAGAAACGGAAAATCAACTTACTAGAGAAACTGATCCTGAACCGGAACAtcaacaaaacaatgaacaa ATAGATACAGATCAGTTAGTTTACATCGAAGTTACCTTTGACGATGAAAAAAAACCGGAAGAAGGAACAGTTCAGAAGAACCTTATCAGAACAACGTATGAAGAGGTTGACTTTAACGCCACTGCTGTTCTAGCAAACAATTACAACTCGTCTTGA
- the LOC139524619 gene encoding uncharacterized protein isoform X1, translating into MRGYFALVLCFSAVHCFTTIRVQSGTNAIVKWELSQSVSTTSAAIMRNDTDVIFNIVYGDAIPNTDDTRYQIDKRMVSLITAIEFTILNVANVDSGVYTLQDATGKVFGGVTLIVTDFQRTENEPSLSARSSGTMTVVILIVIGAVVLAIVVIVVFRRNYLKRSMSGDSGDNDTTYVNMKDDLDPVSTSARENSYVSAAQIEKPTIDNVYSEVIKKTKPNSDTYPGTEHLLTRETDPETENQLTRETDPETENQLTRETDPETENQLTRETDPEPEHQQNNEQIDTDQLVYIEVTFDDEKKPEEGTVQKNLIRTTYEEVDFNATAVLANNYNSS; encoded by the exons ATGAGGGGATATTTTGCATTGGTGCTTTGTTTCTCTGCTGTCCACTGTT TCACGACAATAAGAGTCCAAAGTGGGACAAATGCAATAGTAAAATGGGAGCTATCTCAATCCGTATCAACAACGAGTGCTGCCATAATGAGAAACGATACTGACGTAATTTTTAATATCGTCTATGGTGATGCAATTCCAAACACAGACGACACTAGATACCAAATTGACAAGCGTATGGTCAGTCTAATAACAGCCATTGAATTCACTATCCTGAATGTAGCTAATGTAGATTCAGGTGTCTATACATTACAGGATGCTACCGGCAAAGTCTTTGGTGGAGTTACATTGATCGTTACTG acTTTCAAAGAACAGAAAATGAGCCATCGCTGTCAGCCAGGTCTAGCGGTACTATGACAGTAGTTATATTGATTGTCATCGGGGCAGTTGTACTGGCTATAGTAGTGATTGTCGTTTTTAGGAGAAACTATTTGAAGAGAA GTATGAGTGGTGACAGTGGTGACAATGATACAACGTATGTAAACATGAAAGACGATTTAGACCCAGTCAGCACATCAGCACGAGAAAACAGTTACGTTTCGG cagCACAGATTGAAAAACCAACAATTGATAATGTTTATAGCGAAGTAATAAAGAAAACTAAACCAAATAGTGACACTTATCCTGGAACGGAACATCTACTTACTAGAGAAACTGATCCAGAAACGGAAAATCAACTTACTAGAGAAACTGATCCAGAAACGGAAAATCAACTTACTAGAGAAACTGATCCAGAAACGGAAAATCAACTTACTAGAGAAACTGATCCTGAACCGGAACAtcaacaaaacaatgaacaa ATAGATACAGATCAGTTAGTTTACATCGAAGTTACCTTTGACGATGAAAAAAAACCGGAAGAAGGAACAGTTCAGAAGAACCTTATCAGAACAACGTATGAAGAGGTTGACTTTAACGCCACTGCTGTTCTAGCAAACAATTACAACTCGTCTTGA